Proteins encoded within one genomic window of Carassius gibelio isolate Cgi1373 ecotype wild population from Czech Republic chromosome A4, carGib1.2-hapl.c, whole genome shotgun sequence:
- the LOC127979593 gene encoding epidermal growth factor receptor kinase substrate 8 isoform X6, producing MGFYHAVTAGRNTETGSVNAMHGPDMNGNGVTAQSSQMNGHGSLSPDVSAKKSGGKALYEQRKNYIRNSINSLTDTSQYHVEHLTTFVMDRKEAMLTIEDGIRKLRLLDAKGKVWTQDMILQVDGKAVSLIDNDSKNELENFPLASIQHCQAVMNACSYDSILALVCKESGQGKPDLHLFQCDDIKASLIHVDIESAVSDSKSGKLKKRPEVLKMILKSDGTIPPPPGGPAPEPPGAVNQVHAKSRVASWSAWTNQEHDPQRHYTELDSSPEMSAEQVDRDVQILNHILGDIEHFVTKLQKAAEAFTELSKRKKTKKSKKIGPGEGVLTLRAKPPSQDEFIDCFQKFKHAFNLLGKLKNHIQNPSAVDLVHFLFNPLRLVIQTSGGVDLAKSVIVPLLTREAIDFLHVAGSVEERHLWVTLGDGWTKCRLEWPKDHPFPPHTLCFRDGWEPPVLASRDQDVAQPAERRGTAQNELQRPADQPLVQDFPGADGYDYSHTSYKRLHLLEPDTAVSAFKHAVSRHVDRNLEAHSRTQRNFAKSRYDFVARNNTELSVMKDEVVEVLDDRKQWWKVRNVSGASGYVPNNILEISRAVDVTSRGEPVYSHTIQKQRSDYVPKPVVTEAPPTPTPTAPPPPAPLQILTPPLPPASTQHQDTPPDDSQQHNNNSRESEGVTMREHQRERAAPANRRKSHMEEVQDELMHRLTLGRSAQKKSQTPSQSSSSTAVSISFDSAPDDVKAWLQLKGFSEVTINSLGVLTGAQLFSLNKDELKTVCPDDGARVFSQITVQKAALERSSGSELQEIMRRRQEKLAADSGVESFDEGTSH from the exons ATGGGCTTCTATCATGCGGTGACAGCGGGGAGAAACACAGAAacag GATCTGTGAACGCGATGCACGGTCCAGACATGAACGGAAACGGAGTCACAGCGCAGTCCTCACAGATGAA CGGTCACGGCTCATTGTCTCCAGATGTTTCTGCCAAAAAGTCGGGTGGAAAAGCTCTGTACG AGCAAAGGAAGAACTACATCAGGAACAGCATCAACAGCCTGACGGACACGTCACAGTACCATGTGGAG CATCTGACCACGTTTGTGATGGACCGCAAGGAGGCGATGCTGACCATCGAGGACGGCATTAGGAAGCTGCGTCTGCTGGACGCTAAAGGGAAGGTGTGGACGCAGGACATGATCCTGCAGGTGGACGGGAAAGCCGTCAGCCTCATCGACAACGACAGCAAG AACGAGCTGGAGAACTTTCCTCTGGCCTCCATCCAGCACTGTCAGGCCGTGATGAACGCCTGCAGCTACGACTCCATCCTGGCGCTTGTGTGTAAGGAGTCCGGTCAGGGCAAACCAGACCTGCACCTGTTCCAGTGCGACGACATCAAG GCCAGTTTGATCCACGTGGACATCGAGAGCGCCGTCAGCGACAGCAAGAGCGGGAAGCTCAAGAAGCGTCCGGAGGTGCTGAA AATGATCCTGAAGAGTGACGGGACCATCCCTCCGCCCCCAGGAGGCCCCGCCCCCGAGCCTCCAGGAGCTGTCAATCAAGTTCACGCCAAGAGCCGGGTGGCCAGTTGGTCTGCGTGGACCAATCAGGAGC atGACCCACAGAGACATTACACAGAGCTGGACAGCTCTCCTGAGATGAGCGCAGAGCAAGTGGACAGAGACGTG CAAATCCTCAATCACATTCTGGGCGACATCGAACACTTCGTCACCAAACTGCAGAAAGCCGCCGAGGCCTTTACTGAGCTCTCCAAACGCAAGAAAACCAAGAAGAGCAAAAAGATAGGACCCGGAG AGGGGGTTTTGACGCTTAGAGCTAAACCTCCGTCTCAGGATGAGTTTATCGACTGTTTCCAGAAGTTCAAACACGCCTTCAACCTGCTG GGGAAGTTGAAGAACCACATTCAGAACCCCAGCGCTGTGGATCTGGTCCACTTCCTGTTCAATCCTCTCAGACTG gtaaTCCAGACGTCTGGAGGGGTGGATCTAGCTAAAAGCGTGATCGTTCCTCTCCTCACCAGAGAAGCCATTGACTTCCTGCACGTGGCAGGTTCGGTGGAAGAGAGACACCTGTGGGTCACGCTGGGAGACGGATGGACCAAATGCAG GTTGGAGTGGCCGAAGGATCACCCGTTTCCTCCGCACACGCTGTGTTTCCGGGACGGCTGGGAGCCGCCGGTGCTTGCGTCTCGTGATCAGGATGTGGCTCAGCCGGCAGAGAGGCGTGGCACGGCGCAGAACGAGCTTCAGAGACCTGCAGAC CAGCCGCTGGTCCAGGACTTCCCCGGTGCAGACGGGTACGACTACAGTCACACTTCTTACAAGCGCTTGCATCTGCTGGAGCCAGACACGGCCGTGTCTGCTTTTAAACACGCGGTCAGCCGTCATGTAGATAG GAACCTGGAGGCTCACAGCCGGACGCAGAGGAACTTTGCCAAATCCAGATACGACTTTGTGGCCAGAAACAACACTGAGCTGTCTGTGATGAAAGACGAGGTGGTGGAG GTGCTGGACGACAGGAAGCAGTGGTGGAAGGTGCGTAATGTGTCGGGCGCTTCGGGATACGTGCCAAACAACATCCTGGAGATCAGCAGGGCAGTGGACGTGACGAGCCGCGGGGAGCCCGTCTACAGCCACACcatacag AAGCAGCGCTCGGATTATGTGCCCAAACCGGTGGTGACGGAGGCCCCGCCCACTCCCACCCCTACAGCCCCGCCTCCTCCCGCCCCGCTGCAGATCCTCACCCCCCCACTGCCCCCCGCATCCACCCAACATCAGGACACTCCTCCAGACGACAGccaacaacacaacaacaacagcagagaGAGCGAGGGAGTGACCATGAGAGagcaccagagagagagagccgcgcctGCCAacc GTCGTAAGTCCCACATGGAGGAGGTTCAGGACGAGCTGATGCACAGACTGACTCTGGGACGCAGCGCTCAGAAGAAATCCCAGACTCCGTCTCAGTCCAGCAGCTCGACGGCGGTCAGCATCTCCTTCGACTCGGCGCCGGACGACGTCAAAGCCTGGCTGCAGCTCAAAGGCTTCAGCGAAGT GACCATCAACAGTCTGGGAGTGCTGACCGGCGCTCAGCTCTTCTCTCTGAACAAAGACGAGCTGAAGACCGTCTGTCCTGATGACGGAGCGCGAGTCTTCAGCCAGATCACCGTCCAGAAAGCTGCCCTCGAG AGGAGCTCGGGCTCGGAGCTGCAGGAGATCATGAGGAGACGCCAGGAGAAGCTGGCAGCGGATTCCGGCGTGGAGTCCTTCGACGAGGGGACCAGCCACTGA
- the LOC127979593 gene encoding epidermal growth factor receptor kinase substrate 8 isoform X7, whose translation MGFYHAVTAGRNTETGSVNAMHGPDMNGNGVTAQSSQMNGHGSLSPDVSAKKSGGKALYEQRKNYIRNSINSLTDTSQYHVEHLTTFVMDRKEAMLTIEDGIRKLRLLDAKGKVWTQDMILQVDGKAVSLIDNDSKNELENFPLASIQHCQAVMNACSYDSILALVCKESGQGKPDLHLFQCDDIKASLIHVDIESAVSDSKSGKLKKRPEVLKMILKSDGTIPPPPGGPAPEPPGAVNQVHAKSRVASWSAWTNQEHDPQRHYTELDSSPEMSAEQVDRDVQILNHILGDIEHFVTKLQKAAEAFTELSKRKKTKKSKKIGPGEGVLTLRAKPPSQDEFIDCFQKFKHAFNLLGKLKNHIQNPSAVDLVHFLFNPLRLVIQTSGGVDLAKSVIVPLLTREAIDFLHVAGSVEERHLWVTLGDGWTKCRLEWPKDHPFPPHTLCFRDGWEPPVLASRDQDVAQPAERRGTAQNELQRPADQPLVQDFPGADGYDYSHTSYKRLHLLEPDTAVSAFKHAVSRHVDRNLEAHSRTQRNFAKSRYDFVARNNTELSVMKDEVVEVLDDRKQWWKVRNVSGASGYVPNNILEISRAVDVTSRGEPVYSHTIQLMMPKKEFELFKQLLGELNEKQRSDYVPKPVVTEAPPTPTPTAPPPPAPLQILTPPLPPASTQHQDTPPDDSQQHNNNSRESEGVTMREHQRERAAPANRRKSHMEEVQDELMHRLTLGRSAQKKSQTPSQSSSSTAVSISFDSAPDDVKAWLQLKGFSEVTINSLGVLTGAQLFSLNKDELKTVCPDDGARVFSQITVQKAALEVFF comes from the exons ATGGGCTTCTATCATGCGGTGACAGCGGGGAGAAACACAGAAacag GATCTGTGAACGCGATGCACGGTCCAGACATGAACGGAAACGGAGTCACAGCGCAGTCCTCACAGATGAA CGGTCACGGCTCATTGTCTCCAGATGTTTCTGCCAAAAAGTCGGGTGGAAAAGCTCTGTACG AGCAAAGGAAGAACTACATCAGGAACAGCATCAACAGCCTGACGGACACGTCACAGTACCATGTGGAG CATCTGACCACGTTTGTGATGGACCGCAAGGAGGCGATGCTGACCATCGAGGACGGCATTAGGAAGCTGCGTCTGCTGGACGCTAAAGGGAAGGTGTGGACGCAGGACATGATCCTGCAGGTGGACGGGAAAGCCGTCAGCCTCATCGACAACGACAGCAAG AACGAGCTGGAGAACTTTCCTCTGGCCTCCATCCAGCACTGTCAGGCCGTGATGAACGCCTGCAGCTACGACTCCATCCTGGCGCTTGTGTGTAAGGAGTCCGGTCAGGGCAAACCAGACCTGCACCTGTTCCAGTGCGACGACATCAAG GCCAGTTTGATCCACGTGGACATCGAGAGCGCCGTCAGCGACAGCAAGAGCGGGAAGCTCAAGAAGCGTCCGGAGGTGCTGAA AATGATCCTGAAGAGTGACGGGACCATCCCTCCGCCCCCAGGAGGCCCCGCCCCCGAGCCTCCAGGAGCTGTCAATCAAGTTCACGCCAAGAGCCGGGTGGCCAGTTGGTCTGCGTGGACCAATCAGGAGC atGACCCACAGAGACATTACACAGAGCTGGACAGCTCTCCTGAGATGAGCGCAGAGCAAGTGGACAGAGACGTG CAAATCCTCAATCACATTCTGGGCGACATCGAACACTTCGTCACCAAACTGCAGAAAGCCGCCGAGGCCTTTACTGAGCTCTCCAAACGCAAGAAAACCAAGAAGAGCAAAAAGATAGGACCCGGAG AGGGGGTTTTGACGCTTAGAGCTAAACCTCCGTCTCAGGATGAGTTTATCGACTGTTTCCAGAAGTTCAAACACGCCTTCAACCTGCTG GGGAAGTTGAAGAACCACATTCAGAACCCCAGCGCTGTGGATCTGGTCCACTTCCTGTTCAATCCTCTCAGACTG gtaaTCCAGACGTCTGGAGGGGTGGATCTAGCTAAAAGCGTGATCGTTCCTCTCCTCACCAGAGAAGCCATTGACTTCCTGCACGTGGCAGGTTCGGTGGAAGAGAGACACCTGTGGGTCACGCTGGGAGACGGATGGACCAAATGCAG GTTGGAGTGGCCGAAGGATCACCCGTTTCCTCCGCACACGCTGTGTTTCCGGGACGGCTGGGAGCCGCCGGTGCTTGCGTCTCGTGATCAGGATGTGGCTCAGCCGGCAGAGAGGCGTGGCACGGCGCAGAACGAGCTTCAGAGACCTGCAGAC CAGCCGCTGGTCCAGGACTTCCCCGGTGCAGACGGGTACGACTACAGTCACACTTCTTACAAGCGCTTGCATCTGCTGGAGCCAGACACGGCCGTGTCTGCTTTTAAACACGCGGTCAGCCGTCATGTAGATAG GAACCTGGAGGCTCACAGCCGGACGCAGAGGAACTTTGCCAAATCCAGATACGACTTTGTGGCCAGAAACAACACTGAGCTGTCTGTGATGAAAGACGAGGTGGTGGAG GTGCTGGACGACAGGAAGCAGTGGTGGAAGGTGCGTAATGTGTCGGGCGCTTCGGGATACGTGCCAAACAACATCCTGGAGATCAGCAGGGCAGTGGACGTGACGAGCCGCGGGGAGCCCGTCTACAGCCACACcatacag CTAATGATGCCAAAAAAGGAATTTGAGTTGTTTAAg CAATTACTGGGCGAGTTAAACGAG AAGCAGCGCTCGGATTATGTGCCCAAACCGGTGGTGACGGAGGCCCCGCCCACTCCCACCCCTACAGCCCCGCCTCCTCCCGCCCCGCTGCAGATCCTCACCCCCCCACTGCCCCCCGCATCCACCCAACATCAGGACACTCCTCCAGACGACAGccaacaacacaacaacaacagcagagaGAGCGAGGGAGTGACCATGAGAGagcaccagagagagagagccgcgcctGCCAacc GTCGTAAGTCCCACATGGAGGAGGTTCAGGACGAGCTGATGCACAGACTGACTCTGGGACGCAGCGCTCAGAAGAAATCCCAGACTCCGTCTCAGTCCAGCAGCTCGACGGCGGTCAGCATCTCCTTCGACTCGGCGCCGGACGACGTCAAAGCCTGGCTGCAGCTCAAAGGCTTCAGCGAAGT GACCATCAACAGTCTGGGAGTGCTGACCGGCGCTCAGCTCTTCTCTCTGAACAAAGACGAGCTGAAGACCGTCTGTCCTGATGACGGAGCGCGAGTCTTCAGCCAGATCACCGTCCAGAAAGCTGCCCTCGAG GTTTTCTTCTGA
- the LOC127979593 gene encoding epidermal growth factor receptor kinase substrate 8 isoform X3, giving the protein MGFYHAVTAGRNTETGSVNAMHGPDMNGNGVTAQSSQMNGHGSLSPDVSAKKSGGKALYEQRKNYIRNSINSLTDTSQYHVEHLTTFVMDRKEAMLTIEDGIRKLRLLDAKGKVWTQDMILQVDGKAVSLIDNDSKNELENFPLASIQHCQAVMNACSYDSILALVCKESGQGKPDLHLFQCDDIKASLIHVDIESAVSDSKSGKLKKRPEVLKMILKSDGTIPPPPGGPAPEPPGAVNQVHAKSRVASWSAWTNQEHDPQRHYTELDSSPEMSAEQVDRDVQILNHILGDIEHFVTKLQKAAEAFTELSKRKKTKKSKKIGPGEGVLTLRAKPPSQDEFIDCFQKFKHAFNLLGKLKNHIQNPSAVDLVHFLFNPLRLVIQTSGGVDLAKSVIVPLLTREAIDFLHVAGSVEERHLWVTLGDGWTKCRLEWPKDHPFPPHTLCFRDGWEPPVLASRDQDVAQPAERRGTAQNELQRPADPLVQDFPGADGYDYSHTSYKRLHLLEPDTAVSAFKHAVSRHVDRNLEAHSRTQRNFAKSRYDFVARNNTELSVMKDEVVEVLDDRKQWWKVRNVSGASGYVPNNILEISRAVDVTSRGEPVYSHTIQLMMPKKEFELFKQLLGELNEKQRSDYVPKPVVTEAPPTPTPTAPPPPAPLQILTPPLPPASTQHQDTPPDDSQQHNNNSRESEGVTMREHQRERAAPANRRKSHMEEVQDELMHRLTLGRSAQKKSQTPSQSSSSTAVSISFDSAPDDVKAWLQLKGFSEVTINSLGVLTGAQLFSLNKDELKTVCPDDGARVFSQITVQKAALEDAVERAQFAAIMRRRQELLDPSDNGTGSDADERS; this is encoded by the exons ATGGGCTTCTATCATGCGGTGACAGCGGGGAGAAACACAGAAacag GATCTGTGAACGCGATGCACGGTCCAGACATGAACGGAAACGGAGTCACAGCGCAGTCCTCACAGATGAA CGGTCACGGCTCATTGTCTCCAGATGTTTCTGCCAAAAAGTCGGGTGGAAAAGCTCTGTACG AGCAAAGGAAGAACTACATCAGGAACAGCATCAACAGCCTGACGGACACGTCACAGTACCATGTGGAG CATCTGACCACGTTTGTGATGGACCGCAAGGAGGCGATGCTGACCATCGAGGACGGCATTAGGAAGCTGCGTCTGCTGGACGCTAAAGGGAAGGTGTGGACGCAGGACATGATCCTGCAGGTGGACGGGAAAGCCGTCAGCCTCATCGACAACGACAGCAAG AACGAGCTGGAGAACTTTCCTCTGGCCTCCATCCAGCACTGTCAGGCCGTGATGAACGCCTGCAGCTACGACTCCATCCTGGCGCTTGTGTGTAAGGAGTCCGGTCAGGGCAAACCAGACCTGCACCTGTTCCAGTGCGACGACATCAAG GCCAGTTTGATCCACGTGGACATCGAGAGCGCCGTCAGCGACAGCAAGAGCGGGAAGCTCAAGAAGCGTCCGGAGGTGCTGAA AATGATCCTGAAGAGTGACGGGACCATCCCTCCGCCCCCAGGAGGCCCCGCCCCCGAGCCTCCAGGAGCTGTCAATCAAGTTCACGCCAAGAGCCGGGTGGCCAGTTGGTCTGCGTGGACCAATCAGGAGC atGACCCACAGAGACATTACACAGAGCTGGACAGCTCTCCTGAGATGAGCGCAGAGCAAGTGGACAGAGACGTG CAAATCCTCAATCACATTCTGGGCGACATCGAACACTTCGTCACCAAACTGCAGAAAGCCGCCGAGGCCTTTACTGAGCTCTCCAAACGCAAGAAAACCAAGAAGAGCAAAAAGATAGGACCCGGAG AGGGGGTTTTGACGCTTAGAGCTAAACCTCCGTCTCAGGATGAGTTTATCGACTGTTTCCAGAAGTTCAAACACGCCTTCAACCTGCTG GGGAAGTTGAAGAACCACATTCAGAACCCCAGCGCTGTGGATCTGGTCCACTTCCTGTTCAATCCTCTCAGACTG gtaaTCCAGACGTCTGGAGGGGTGGATCTAGCTAAAAGCGTGATCGTTCCTCTCCTCACCAGAGAAGCCATTGACTTCCTGCACGTGGCAGGTTCGGTGGAAGAGAGACACCTGTGGGTCACGCTGGGAGACGGATGGACCAAATGCAG GTTGGAGTGGCCGAAGGATCACCCGTTTCCTCCGCACACGCTGTGTTTCCGGGACGGCTGGGAGCCGCCGGTGCTTGCGTCTCGTGATCAGGATGTGGCTCAGCCGGCAGAGAGGCGTGGCACGGCGCAGAACGAGCTTCAGAGACCTGCAGAC CCGCTGGTCCAGGACTTCCCCGGTGCAGACGGGTACGACTACAGTCACACTTCTTACAAGCGCTTGCATCTGCTGGAGCCAGACACGGCCGTGTCTGCTTTTAAACACGCGGTCAGCCGTCATGTAGATAG GAACCTGGAGGCTCACAGCCGGACGCAGAGGAACTTTGCCAAATCCAGATACGACTTTGTGGCCAGAAACAACACTGAGCTGTCTGTGATGAAAGACGAGGTGGTGGAG GTGCTGGACGACAGGAAGCAGTGGTGGAAGGTGCGTAATGTGTCGGGCGCTTCGGGATACGTGCCAAACAACATCCTGGAGATCAGCAGGGCAGTGGACGTGACGAGCCGCGGGGAGCCCGTCTACAGCCACACcatacag CTAATGATGCCAAAAAAGGAATTTGAGTTGTTTAAg CAATTACTGGGCGAGTTAAACGAG AAGCAGCGCTCGGATTATGTGCCCAAACCGGTGGTGACGGAGGCCCCGCCCACTCCCACCCCTACAGCCCCGCCTCCTCCCGCCCCGCTGCAGATCCTCACCCCCCCACTGCCCCCCGCATCCACCCAACATCAGGACACTCCTCCAGACGACAGccaacaacacaacaacaacagcagagaGAGCGAGGGAGTGACCATGAGAGagcaccagagagagagagccgcgcctGCCAacc GTCGTAAGTCCCACATGGAGGAGGTTCAGGACGAGCTGATGCACAGACTGACTCTGGGACGCAGCGCTCAGAAGAAATCCCAGACTCCGTCTCAGTCCAGCAGCTCGACGGCGGTCAGCATCTCCTTCGACTCGGCGCCGGACGACGTCAAAGCCTGGCTGCAGCTCAAAGGCTTCAGCGAAGT GACCATCAACAGTCTGGGAGTGCTGACCGGCGCTCAGCTCTTCTCTCTGAACAAAGACGAGCTGAAGACCGTCTGTCCTGATGACGGAGCGCGAGTCTTCAGCCAGATCACCGTCCAGAAAGCTGCCCTCGAG GACGCCGTGGAGCGCGCTCAGTTTGCCGCCATAATGCGCCGTCGTCAGGAACTCTTGGACCCGTCCGATAACGGAACCGGATCGGATGCGGACGAGCGCTCGTGA
- the LOC127979593 gene encoding epidermal growth factor receptor kinase substrate 8 isoform X8, translated as MGFYHAVTAGRNTETGSVNAMHGPDMNGNGVTAQSSQMNGHGSLSPDVSAKKSGGKALYEQRKNYIRNSINSLTDTSQYHVEHLTTFVMDRKEAMLTIEDGIRKLRLLDAKGKVWTQDMILQVDGKAVSLIDNDSKNELENFPLASIQHCQAVMNACSYDSILALVCKESGQGKPDLHLFQCDDIKASLIHVDIESAVSDSKSGKLKKRPEVLKMILKSDGTIPPPPGGPAPEPPGAVNQVHAKSRVASWSAWTNQEHDPQRHYTELDSSPEMSAEQVDRDVQILNHILGDIEHFVTKLQKAAEAFTELSKRKKTKKSKKIGPGEGVLTLRAKPPSQDEFIDCFQKFKHAFNLLGKLKNHIQNPSAVDLVHFLFNPLRLVIQTSGGVDLAKSVIVPLLTREAIDFLHVAGSVEERHLWVTLGDGWTKCRLEWPKDHPFPPHTLCFRDGWEPPVLASRDQDVAQPAERRGTAQNELQRPADQPLVQDFPGADGNLEAHSRTQRNFAKSRYDFVARNNTELSVMKDEVVEVLDDRKQWWKVRNVSGASGYVPNNILEISRAVDVTSRGEPVYSHTIQLMMPKKEFELFKQLLGELNEKQRSDYVPKPVVTEAPPTPTPTAPPPPAPLQILTPPLPPASTQHQDTPPDDSQQHNNNSRESEGVTMREHQRERAAPANRRKSHMEEVQDELMHRLTLGRSAQKKSQTPSQSSSSTAVSISFDSAPDDVKAWLQLKGFSEVTINSLGVLTGAQLFSLNKDELKTVCPDDGARVFSQITVQKAALEDAVERAQFAAIMRRRQELLDPSDNGTGSDADERS; from the exons ATGGGCTTCTATCATGCGGTGACAGCGGGGAGAAACACAGAAacag GATCTGTGAACGCGATGCACGGTCCAGACATGAACGGAAACGGAGTCACAGCGCAGTCCTCACAGATGAA CGGTCACGGCTCATTGTCTCCAGATGTTTCTGCCAAAAAGTCGGGTGGAAAAGCTCTGTACG AGCAAAGGAAGAACTACATCAGGAACAGCATCAACAGCCTGACGGACACGTCACAGTACCATGTGGAG CATCTGACCACGTTTGTGATGGACCGCAAGGAGGCGATGCTGACCATCGAGGACGGCATTAGGAAGCTGCGTCTGCTGGACGCTAAAGGGAAGGTGTGGACGCAGGACATGATCCTGCAGGTGGACGGGAAAGCCGTCAGCCTCATCGACAACGACAGCAAG AACGAGCTGGAGAACTTTCCTCTGGCCTCCATCCAGCACTGTCAGGCCGTGATGAACGCCTGCAGCTACGACTCCATCCTGGCGCTTGTGTGTAAGGAGTCCGGTCAGGGCAAACCAGACCTGCACCTGTTCCAGTGCGACGACATCAAG GCCAGTTTGATCCACGTGGACATCGAGAGCGCCGTCAGCGACAGCAAGAGCGGGAAGCTCAAGAAGCGTCCGGAGGTGCTGAA AATGATCCTGAAGAGTGACGGGACCATCCCTCCGCCCCCAGGAGGCCCCGCCCCCGAGCCTCCAGGAGCTGTCAATCAAGTTCACGCCAAGAGCCGGGTGGCCAGTTGGTCTGCGTGGACCAATCAGGAGC atGACCCACAGAGACATTACACAGAGCTGGACAGCTCTCCTGAGATGAGCGCAGAGCAAGTGGACAGAGACGTG CAAATCCTCAATCACATTCTGGGCGACATCGAACACTTCGTCACCAAACTGCAGAAAGCCGCCGAGGCCTTTACTGAGCTCTCCAAACGCAAGAAAACCAAGAAGAGCAAAAAGATAGGACCCGGAG AGGGGGTTTTGACGCTTAGAGCTAAACCTCCGTCTCAGGATGAGTTTATCGACTGTTTCCAGAAGTTCAAACACGCCTTCAACCTGCTG GGGAAGTTGAAGAACCACATTCAGAACCCCAGCGCTGTGGATCTGGTCCACTTCCTGTTCAATCCTCTCAGACTG gtaaTCCAGACGTCTGGAGGGGTGGATCTAGCTAAAAGCGTGATCGTTCCTCTCCTCACCAGAGAAGCCATTGACTTCCTGCACGTGGCAGGTTCGGTGGAAGAGAGACACCTGTGGGTCACGCTGGGAGACGGATGGACCAAATGCAG GTTGGAGTGGCCGAAGGATCACCCGTTTCCTCCGCACACGCTGTGTTTCCGGGACGGCTGGGAGCCGCCGGTGCTTGCGTCTCGTGATCAGGATGTGGCTCAGCCGGCAGAGAGGCGTGGCACGGCGCAGAACGAGCTTCAGAGACCTGCAGAC CAGCCGCTGGTCCAGGACTTCCCCGGTGCAGACGG GAACCTGGAGGCTCACAGCCGGACGCAGAGGAACTTTGCCAAATCCAGATACGACTTTGTGGCCAGAAACAACACTGAGCTGTCTGTGATGAAAGACGAGGTGGTGGAG GTGCTGGACGACAGGAAGCAGTGGTGGAAGGTGCGTAATGTGTCGGGCGCTTCGGGATACGTGCCAAACAACATCCTGGAGATCAGCAGGGCAGTGGACGTGACGAGCCGCGGGGAGCCCGTCTACAGCCACACcatacag CTAATGATGCCAAAAAAGGAATTTGAGTTGTTTAAg CAATTACTGGGCGAGTTAAACGAG AAGCAGCGCTCGGATTATGTGCCCAAACCGGTGGTGACGGAGGCCCCGCCCACTCCCACCCCTACAGCCCCGCCTCCTCCCGCCCCGCTGCAGATCCTCACCCCCCCACTGCCCCCCGCATCCACCCAACATCAGGACACTCCTCCAGACGACAGccaacaacacaacaacaacagcagagaGAGCGAGGGAGTGACCATGAGAGagcaccagagagagagagccgcgcctGCCAacc GTCGTAAGTCCCACATGGAGGAGGTTCAGGACGAGCTGATGCACAGACTGACTCTGGGACGCAGCGCTCAGAAGAAATCCCAGACTCCGTCTCAGTCCAGCAGCTCGACGGCGGTCAGCATCTCCTTCGACTCGGCGCCGGACGACGTCAAAGCCTGGCTGCAGCTCAAAGGCTTCAGCGAAGT GACCATCAACAGTCTGGGAGTGCTGACCGGCGCTCAGCTCTTCTCTCTGAACAAAGACGAGCTGAAGACCGTCTGTCCTGATGACGGAGCGCGAGTCTTCAGCCAGATCACCGTCCAGAAAGCTGCCCTCGAG GACGCCGTGGAGCGCGCTCAGTTTGCCGCCATAATGCGCCGTCGTCAGGAACTCTTGGACCCGTCCGATAACGGAACCGGATCGGATGCGGACGAGCGCTCGTGA